ATCGCACAACATCCTTAACCCTGCGAATGGAGCACCTATCGCCGTACCTTCTCAAGATATGGTATTGGGTCTTTACTACATTACCAAAGGGAGAACCAGTGATAAAGAGCATACGGTAAAAGGAGAAGGAAAAATCTTCTACAGTCCTGAAGAGGTGGAGATTGCGTACAACGAAGGAATGCTTGCGTTACACGCTCACATAAAATTCCGTTACGAAGATATCGACGGAAAAACACACCTGCTTGAGACGACGACCGGTCGAGTTCTTTTCAATAACATGGTTCCGAAGGAAGTAGGTTATTTGAACCAAGTACTTACGAAGAAAGCACTTCGTGATATTATCGGTACGGTAATCAAAACCGTAGGTATGGCACGAGCAGCTAAATTCTTAGATGATATCAAGCAAGTAGGATACTACATGGCCTTCAAAGGCGGACTGTCATTCAATTTGAATGATGTAATGATTCCGCCGGAAAAAGAAGTGTTGGTAGATAAGGCTGTTGAAGAAGTTAAGGCTGTAACCGATAATTACGGTATGGGTCTTATAACAAACAATGAGCGCTATAACCAGATCATCGATATTTGGACGCATACGAATTCGAAGTTGACCAATATCTTGATGGACAACCTCAAGAACGATAAGCAAGGGTTCAACTCAATTTACATGATGTTTGACTCAGGTGCACGTGGATCTAAGGAGCAGATTCGTCAGCTCTCAGGAATGAGGGGACTGATGGCAAAGCCTCAGAAATCAAGTGCTACAGGAGGACAGGATATTATTGAAAACCCGATTCTTTCGAACTTTAAGGAAGGACTTTCTATTCTTGAATACTTCATCTCTACTCACGGTGCGCGTAAAGGACTTGCCGATACGGCTCTTAAAACTGCCGATGCAGGATACCTAACACGTCGTTTGGTAGATGTAGCCCAGGATGTCGTTATCCTCAATGAAGATTGTGAAACCCTCCGTGGTTTGGTAGCAACTCCATTGAAGAAGAACGAAGAAATCGTTGAGACACTTAACGAAAGAATCTTAGGACGTACTTCTGTACATGATATACTCCACCCCGAAACGGATGAAGTAATCGTTGAATCAGGTGAGCAAATTACCGAGGAAATAGCTCAACTCATTGACGAAGCCGGAATTGAGGAAGTAGAAATTCGTTCGGTACTGACTTGTGAAGAAAAACGAGGAGTATGTGCGAAGTGCTACGGTAGAAATCTTGCCTCAGGTAGAATGGTTACAAGAGGAGAAGCTGTTGGGGTTATCGCTGCGCAGTCTATTGGTGAACCGGGAACTCAGCTTACGCTTCGTACCTTCCACGTTGGGGGTACAGCTTCTAACATTGCTGATGAATCAGAAATTAGAGCGAAAGCCGCAGGTACGGTTGAACTGGAAGAAATGAGAACCGTTGAGAGCGTAGCTGCTGATGGATCTAAGAGAATCATTGTAGTTGGTCGTTCAGGGGAGATGCGTCTGATTGATGCAAAAACAGGAGTGGTTATCGCTACCAACAATATTCCTTATGGAGCCGAACTCTTTATCAAAAATGGAGCTAAGGTGAAAAAAGGGGATGCGATTTGCCAATGGGATCCCTATAACGCTGTAATAATCTCAGAAGCCGCAGGTAAAATCCAATTCGAAAACTTTGAAGAGGGTATAACTTACCGTGAGGAAGTTGATGAGCAGACGGGTTACCGTGAGAAGGTAATTACTGAGCGTCGTGATAAGAAAAAGAACCCTGCGATTCTAATCATTGACAAGAAATCCAAGGAAGTTGTAAAAACTTACAACTTACCTGTAGGAGCTCACGTGAATGTTGAGGAAGGAAAAGAGATCATCTCAGGATTTATTCTTGCTAAGATTCCACGTATTTCCGGTAAGACAGGGGATATCACGGGAGGTTTGCCACGAGTTACTGAGCTTTTTGAAGCACGTAACCCTTCAAACCCGGCAGTGGTTAGTGAAATCGACGGTATTGTTTCCTACGGAAAAATCAAGCGTGGTAACCGCGAGATTATGGTGGAAAGCAAAACAGGTGAAATCAAGAAATACCTTGTTTCTCTGAGCAAGCACATCTTGGTACAAGAAAATGACTTTGTGAGAGCAGGTCAGCCTCTATCGGATGGAGCTATTACACCAAGCGATATATTGGCAATTCAAGGACCCACTAAAGTACAGGAGTACTTGGTAAACGAGATCCAAGAGGTGTACCGATTGCAAGGTGTGAAAATCAACGACAAGCATTTTGAAATTGTTGTTCGACAGATGATGCGTAAAGTAATAATTGAAGATCAGGGAGATACTCGATTCCTAGAAAAGCAAAGTGTTGAGAAGATCGACTTCATGGAAGAGAATGACAGACTCTTCGGTATGATGGTGGTTGTTGAGGCAGGTGATGCCCCTAACGTTAAGCCTGGTCAGATACTTTCAGCCAGAAAGCTTAGAGATGAGAACTCTCAACTGAAGCGTAAGGACATGCAGCAAATAGAAGCGCGTGAAGCAATTCCTGCTACATCGCGTCCGTTGCTTCAAGGAATTACGAGAGCTTCACTTCAAACGAAGAGCTTTATCTCGGCTGCTTCTTTCCAAGAGACCACAAAGGTTCTTAACGAGGCTGCAGTAAATGGTAAACGAGACAATCTCTTAGGATTGAAGGAAAACGTAATTGTAGGACATTTGATCCCTGCAGGAACCGGTTTGCGAAAATTCCAAAAAGTGAATGTTGGTTCGAAAGAAGAATATGAGAAACTCATAGAGAAAAAGAGTACCGAAGCCACCGCAGTGGAGGCTGGAGAATAACTTCAATAACAAACAAAAGGCCATCCCTCTAGCGGATGGCCTTTTTTTATCATAATCAACTATGGCTGATCAAAATCAAAATAAAGACCAAAAGAAGAATCAACTCAATATAGAGTTGAAAGAGGATGTGGCAGATGGCATCTATTCAAATTTGGCCATAATCACCCATTCTAATGCTGAATTTGTAGCGGATTTTATTCGAGTTATGCCAGGTATGCCCAAGGCAAGAGTGAAGGCCAGAATCGTATTGACTCCGCAACATGCTAAACGTTTGATGCGTGCCCTACAGGACAATATTCAAAAATTCGAGTCTGTTCACGGAAAGATTTCTGACAGCAATCCAAATGATGGTGGTGGAGGTTTTCCAATGAATTTTGGTGGCCCTACAGCCCAAGCTTAAAGCTCATAAACGCTTTTGTTGAAGATAGTATAGCCAAAGTTAAAGAAGAAACTCCAAGGTCCCTCATCTCTACTGTCATAGTAGTTGAGATTCAGACTAACAGGCCCTAGAGGGCTGTGGAAAACCAAAGCTGAGGCACCAATAAAATAGCGGTCTTCAAAAGGCTCTGTGAATTCGGCGTCATTTGAGCCGTTTCTAATAATTTCCTGACCAGGTTGAAAGGCATATCCTTCAATACGCACTTCAAAATTCTTTCGGAGCTCAATAATTGACTTCAAGCCAAGTGCCACATATTCAGTTGTTCTGAATTCATCTAAAAAGATGGTTTTACTTTCTGGAATGGGGGTGTAAGCTGGAGCAGAAATGAGTGAAGCGTTGTAATTCTCAAAGAAGGGTTTATTGGAGTAAAGTGCTTCTGCATCAAACCCAAAAGTTACGGGCCCCAAATTTGCAAAGTAATTTTGGTACTTGAGTTTTGCCTCAAACCACTTGTGATCATCCTTGAATTGGAAAGACTCTTCTAAAACAGTCGTAGAGCCATACTCTGTAAGCTCTTCTCCGACTACACCTCTAACTGATATCTGCAAACGAGTACCACTATTGGGGTATACCTTACGGTTGAGCGTATTTCGATCAATTCCTACTCCTATTGTTCCCAAAGTAAAATTGGTAACATCAGAAGTATCTGCTACCGTAAAATCTTCCGTCTGGTAGTATCGATCTTCGGTTTCCCCATAGTCGAAATCAGCGGTGAGGATGGTGTTATTACCCAAAGAGGCGATGAAGTCTATTCCACCGTAAGTTTCACTTTTTACGATAAATGAAGGTCGAGAAAGCTCAAAAAAGGTTGCGAAGCTTCTGAAATAGTCCCAGCGATTCAAGACCACATGAGGTGCAAAGCTGAATCGTTTTTTTCCTCCGAAATCTATATTCGCACGTAAAAGAACAGAACCGTAGAACTTACCAAAATAGCTATTGGCCATGATGCTGGTAGAGCTTCGGCCAAAAAGGTTGTACTTCACACCTACATAGCCAAAATTCACGGGTCTGGAAGAAAAATTTCCTCCAAAGTAGAGTTTCAAGTCCTTTTCCTGCCTAATTCGTAACGCGACGTTGTAGGCATCTTCGCTTTCGTAATATGTTGCGTATGGCTGCGTGTTTTTAATTTTTCCGTCTTGGGCTAGCCGAAGAAATTGTGGTTTGAAATCAGAAAAGGTGTAAGCGTAATCATACTTTTCAGGACCTAGAGTGCTTGAAATGTAGGTTTTCTGATTAGCTGTTAATTCACCTA
This portion of the Cryomorphaceae bacterium 1068 genome encodes:
- the rpoC gene encoding DNA-directed RNA polymerase subunit beta' is translated as MALKRDKKIESSFNSITISLSSPEEILEKSHGEVLKPETINYRTYKPERDGLFCERIFGPVKDYECHCGKYKRIRYKGIVCDRCGVEVTEKKVRRERQGHISLVVPVAHVWYFKSLPNKIGYLLGLPTKKLDQIIYYERYVVINAGPAVNEEGEQLSRMDFLTEEEYIDILETLPKENQYLDESDPNKFVAKMGADALHDLLKTTNLDELSYELRHKANTETSQQRKNEALKRLQVVEAFREANTRIENRPEWMIIKVVPVIPPELRPLVPLDGGRFATSDLNDLYRRVIIRNNRLKRLIEIKAPEVILRNEKRMLQEAVDSLFDNSRKSSAVKTESNRPLKSLSDSLKGKQGRFRQNLLGKRVDYSARSVIVVGPELKLHECGLPKDMAAELYKPFIIRKMIERGIVKTVKSAKKIVDRKEPVVWDILENVLKGHPVLLNRAPTLHRLGIQAFQPKLIEGKAIQLHPLACTAFNADFDGDQMAVHLPLGNAAILEAQLLMIASHNILNPANGAPIAVPSQDMVLGLYYITKGRTSDKEHTVKGEGKIFYSPEEVEIAYNEGMLALHAHIKFRYEDIDGKTHLLETTTGRVLFNNMVPKEVGYLNQVLTKKALRDIIGTVIKTVGMARAAKFLDDIKQVGYYMAFKGGLSFNLNDVMIPPEKEVLVDKAVEEVKAVTDNYGMGLITNNERYNQIIDIWTHTNSKLTNILMDNLKNDKQGFNSIYMMFDSGARGSKEQIRQLSGMRGLMAKPQKSSATGGQDIIENPILSNFKEGLSILEYFISTHGARKGLADTALKTADAGYLTRRLVDVAQDVVILNEDCETLRGLVATPLKKNEEIVETLNERILGRTSVHDILHPETDEVIVESGEQITEEIAQLIDEAGIEEVEIRSVLTCEEKRGVCAKCYGRNLASGRMVTRGEAVGVIAAQSIGEPGTQLTLRTFHVGGTASNIADESEIRAKAAGTVELEEMRTVESVAADGSKRIIVVGRSGEMRLIDAKTGVVIATNNIPYGAELFIKNGAKVKKGDAICQWDPYNAVIISEAAGKIQFENFEEGITYREEVDEQTGYREKVITERRDKKKNPAILIIDKKSKEVVKTYNLPVGAHVNVEEGKEIISGFILAKIPRISGKTGDITGGLPRVTELFEARNPSNPAVVSEIDGIVSYGKIKRGNREIMVESKTGEIKKYLVSLSKHILVQENDFVRAGQPLSDGAITPSDILAIQGPTKVQEYLVNEIQEVYRLQGVKINDKHFEIVVRQMMRKVIIEDQGDTRFLEKQSVEKIDFMEENDRLFGMMVVVEAGDAPNVKPGQILSARKLRDENSQLKRKDMQQIEAREAIPATSRPLLQGITRASLQTKSFISAASFQETTKVLNEAAVNGKRDNLLGLKENVIVGHLIPAGTGLRKFQKVNVGSKEEYEKLIEKKSTEATAVEAGE
- a CDS encoding DUF3467 domain-containing protein, producing MADQNQNKDQKKNQLNIELKEDVADGIYSNLAIITHSNAEFVADFIRVMPGMPKARVKARIVLTPQHAKRLMRALQDNIQKFESVHGKISDSNPNDGGGGFPMNFGGPTAQA
- a CDS encoding patatin-like phospholipase family protein, with the protein product MKMHNRLRSSITLVIFVLTSCVLQAQKVGLVLSGGGAAGLAHIGVIKALEENNIPIDYITGTSMGALIGGLYASGYSVEEIIQFAKSPEFLLAIEGKLDKKDVYYFTQELYDASIIRIKVNPKNILGASLPTNLVTPNLMEYMFMDIFSGPAAVANYDFDSLMVPFRCVAADITKKEEVVFREGSLSRALRASTTYPFYFQPISVDSTLLYDGGLYNNFPADVMYDEFLPDYVIGSNVASVIDPPTEDDLFSQIRNMISSQTDFSLHCENGVLILPPSELGVFDFASIDEQIESGYLSALAQVDEILENTESRRTIEDLDSLRALFNSQIPEKNISTIDILGELTANQKTYISSTLGPEKYDYAYTFSDFKPQFLRLAQDGKIKNTQPYATYYESEDAYNVALRIRQEKDLKLYFGGNFSSRPVNFGYVGVKYNLFGRSSTSIMANSYFGKFYGSVLLRANIDFGGKKRFSFAPHVVLNRWDYFRSFATFFELSRPSFIVKSETYGGIDFIASLGNNTILTADFDYGETEDRYYQTEDFTVADTSDVTNFTLGTIGVGIDRNTLNRKVYPNSGTRLQISVRGVVGEELTEYGSTTVLEESFQFKDDHKWFEAKLKYQNYFANLGPVTFGFDAEALYSNKPFFENYNASLISAPAYTPIPESKTIFLDEFRTTEYVALGLKSIIELRKNFEVRIEGYAFQPGQEIIRNGSNDAEFTEPFEDRYFIGASALVFHSPLGPVSLNLNYYDSRDEGPWSFFFNFGYTIFNKSVYEL